In one Diabrotica virgifera virgifera chromosome 7, PGI_DIABVI_V3a genomic region, the following are encoded:
- the LOC114327256 gene encoding probable deoxyhypusine synthase isoform X3: MVLKVDCIVTTAGGVEEDLIKCLAPTFVGDFHLDGKTLRECGINRIGNLLVPNDNYCSFENWILPILDELLKEQKDGVLWTPSKIIERLGKEINHEDSVYYWAAKNKIPVFCPALTDGSLGDMMFMHSFKNPGLVVDIIADLRRLNLMAMKSVHTGMIILGGGLIKHHICNANLMRNGADYSVFVNTSSEFDGSDAGARPDEAKSWGKIRKDAHPVKVYADATLVFPLLVAQTFAKECFGPSTSH, from the exons atggtattaaag GTAGACTGTATAGTGACCACTGCTGGTGGTGTTGAAGAAGATCTCATTAAGTGTCTCGCTCCTACTTTTGTAGGCGACTTTCATTTAGATGGCAAAACTCTAAGAGAATGCGGCATTAACAGGATTGGGAACTTATTAGTGCCAAATGACAATTATTGTAGTTTTGAAAATTGGATTTTACCAATTTTAGATGAGTTGTTGAAAGAACAGAAGGATGGTGTGCTGTGGACTCCCAGTAAAATTATAGAAAGGCTAGGAAAAGAAATTAATCATGAAGATAGTGTTTATTATTGGGCAGCCAAGAATAAGATTCCCGTGTTTTGCCCTGCATTGACTGATGGTAGTCTTGGTGATATGATGTTCATGCATTCTTTCAAAAACCCCGGGCTTGTAGTGGATATTATTGCAG ATTTAAGAAGACTAAATCTAATGGCCATGAAATCTGTACATACAGGAATGATCATTTTAGGAGGTGGCCTTATTAAACATCACATCTGTAACGCAAATTTAATG AGAAATGGAGCAGATTACTCCGTCTTTGTGAATACTTCTTCAGAATTTGACGGTAGTGATGCAGGAGCCAGACCAGATGAAGCTAAGTCTTGGGGAAAAATTAGAAAAGATGCACATCCAGTTAAGGTTTATGCAGATGCAACCTTGGTTTTTCCTTTATTAGTTGCACAGACATTTGCCAAAGAATGTTTTGGACCAAGTACCAGCCACtaa
- the LOC114327256 gene encoding probable deoxyhypusine synthase isoform X2 yields the protein MLNLIPVDCIVTTAGGVEEDLIKCLAPTFVGDFHLDGKTLRECGINRIGNLLVPNDNYCSFENWILPILDELLKEQKDGVLWTPSKIIERLGKEINHEDSVYYWAAKNKIPVFCPALTDGSLGDMMFMHSFKNPGLVVDIIADLRRLNLMAMKSVHTGMIILGGGLIKHHICNANLMRNGADYSVFVNTSSEFDGSDAGARPDEAKSWGKIRKDAHPVKVYADATLVFPLLVAQTFAKECFGPSTSH from the exons atgttaaatttgATACCG GTAGACTGTATAGTGACCACTGCTGGTGGTGTTGAAGAAGATCTCATTAAGTGTCTCGCTCCTACTTTTGTAGGCGACTTTCATTTAGATGGCAAAACTCTAAGAGAATGCGGCATTAACAGGATTGGGAACTTATTAGTGCCAAATGACAATTATTGTAGTTTTGAAAATTGGATTTTACCAATTTTAGATGAGTTGTTGAAAGAACAGAAGGATGGTGTGCTGTGGACTCCCAGTAAAATTATAGAAAGGCTAGGAAAAGAAATTAATCATGAAGATAGTGTTTATTATTGGGCAGCCAAGAATAAGATTCCCGTGTTTTGCCCTGCATTGACTGATGGTAGTCTTGGTGATATGATGTTCATGCATTCTTTCAAAAACCCCGGGCTTGTAGTGGATATTATTGCAG ATTTAAGAAGACTAAATCTAATGGCCATGAAATCTGTACATACAGGAATGATCATTTTAGGAGGTGGCCTTATTAAACATCACATCTGTAACGCAAATTTAATG AGAAATGGAGCAGATTACTCCGTCTTTGTGAATACTTCTTCAGAATTTGACGGTAGTGATGCAGGAGCCAGACCAGATGAAGCTAAGTCTTGGGGAAAAATTAGAAAAGATGCACATCCAGTTAAGGTTTATGCAGATGCAACCTTGGTTTTTCCTTTATTAGTTGCACAGACATTTGCCAAAGAATGTTTTGGACCAAGTACCAGCCACtaa
- the LOC114327256 gene encoding probable deoxyhypusine synthase isoform X1, which yields MANSLMLELNEAVLKKTTNLSFLNDRVSGYNWNEGLHYDKLLQSYLKSGFQATNFGLAVEEVNKMLECRKQPIPEEKFVDNDDEFTVVKNSCTIFLGYTSNLISSGLRETIKFLVKQKMVDCIVTTAGGVEEDLIKCLAPTFVGDFHLDGKTLRECGINRIGNLLVPNDNYCSFENWILPILDELLKEQKDGVLWTPSKIIERLGKEINHEDSVYYWAAKNKIPVFCPALTDGSLGDMMFMHSFKNPGLVVDIIADLRRLNLMAMKSVHTGMIILGGGLIKHHICNANLMRNGADYSVFVNTSSEFDGSDAGARPDEAKSWGKIRKDAHPVKVYADATLVFPLLVAQTFAKECFGPSTSH from the exons ATGGCAAATTCGTTAATGCTAGAACTGAATGAAGCTGTTTTAAAAAAGACAACAAATCTTTCCTTTTTGAATGACAGGGTGTCTGGATATAACTGGAATGAAGGATTACATTATGATAAACTTCTGCAAAGTTACCTAAAAAGTGGATTTCAAGCTACAAATTTTGGTCTAGCTGTTGAAGAAGTTAATAAAATGTTGGAGTGTAGAAAGCAGCCAATTCCCGAAGAAAAGTTTGTGGATAATGACGATGAATTTACAGTTGTTAAGAATAgttgtacaatatttttaggATATACTTCTAATTTAATATCTAGTGGATTAAGAGAAACTATTAAGTTTTTAGTTAAGCAAAAAATG GTAGACTGTATAGTGACCACTGCTGGTGGTGTTGAAGAAGATCTCATTAAGTGTCTCGCTCCTACTTTTGTAGGCGACTTTCATTTAGATGGCAAAACTCTAAGAGAATGCGGCATTAACAGGATTGGGAACTTATTAGTGCCAAATGACAATTATTGTAGTTTTGAAAATTGGATTTTACCAATTTTAGATGAGTTGTTGAAAGAACAGAAGGATGGTGTGCTGTGGACTCCCAGTAAAATTATAGAAAGGCTAGGAAAAGAAATTAATCATGAAGATAGTGTTTATTATTGGGCAGCCAAGAATAAGATTCCCGTGTTTTGCCCTGCATTGACTGATGGTAGTCTTGGTGATATGATGTTCATGCATTCTTTCAAAAACCCCGGGCTTGTAGTGGATATTATTGCAG ATTTAAGAAGACTAAATCTAATGGCCATGAAATCTGTACATACAGGAATGATCATTTTAGGAGGTGGCCTTATTAAACATCACATCTGTAACGCAAATTTAATG AGAAATGGAGCAGATTACTCCGTCTTTGTGAATACTTCTTCAGAATTTGACGGTAGTGATGCAGGAGCCAGACCAGATGAAGCTAAGTCTTGGGGAAAAATTAGAAAAGATGCACATCCAGTTAAGGTTTATGCAGATGCAACCTTGGTTTTTCCTTTATTAGTTGCACAGACATTTGCCAAAGAATGTTTTGGACCAAGTACCAGCCACtaa
- the LOC114327257 gene encoding TBC1 domain family member 13, whose translation MAYKARLKEFDDILQQNVIDIEALKTLSFHGIPDDQGKRPLCWKLLLNYLPPEQSDWESCLQEKRDLYKQFIKEMIVMPGGKEINGDVTLGDHPLNINPDSEWQTFFKDNEVLLQIDKDVRRLCPDISFFQQPTEYPCKEIVNMNDVKRLHTRVQRSVLKCANVERKGLGITKIALLSKKANEDYAPMTEGKEAHWEVVERILFLYAKLNPGQGYVQGMNEIVGPIYFSFALDSDISFREHAEADCFFCFTNLMSEIRDFFIKSLDESDKGINGMMNRLLNQLKTSDLDVWLKFQQLDLKPQYYSFRWITLLLSQEFPLPDVLRIWDSLFSDKKRFNFLIFVCCAMIVILRNQLLDGDFPSNLKLLQNFPPMDVQIILSRAVELSQQRYFKLNTPH comes from the exons ATGGCATATAAAGCAAG ATTAAAAGAATTCGATGATATTCTTCAACAAAATGTGATAGATATAGAAGCATTAAAGACACTATCATTTCATG GTATACCTGACGATCAAGGAAAAAGACCCTTGTGTTGGAAACTGCTGTTAAACTACTTACCACCAGAACAAAGCGACTGGGAATCATGTCTTCAAGAAAAAAGAGATCTCTACAAACAATTCATAA AGGAAATGATAGTCATGCCAGGAGGAAAAGAAATAAATGGGGATGTCACCTTAGGAGACCACCCATTGAACATAAATCCCGATAGCGAATGGCAAACGTTTTTTAAAGACAATGAAGTGTTGCTCCAAATAGATAAAGACGTTAGAAGACTGTGCCCTGATATATCATTCTTTCAACAACCAACCGAATATCCTTGTAAAGAAATAGTCAATATGAATGACGTCAAAAGACTGCATACAAGAGTACAAAGAAGTGTTCTCAAATGTGCCAATGTTGAAAGAAAAGGCCTAGGAATCACAAAG ATCGCACTATTATCTAAAAAGGCTAATGAAGACTACGCTCCGATGACAGAAGGCAAAGAAGCTCACTGGGAAGTTGTAGaaagaatattatttttatacgcCAAACTGAACCCCGGCCAAGGTTATGTTCAGGGAATGAACGAAATTGTAGGACCGATATATTTTTCATTTGCTTTGGACAGCGACATATCATTTAGAG AACACGCAGAAGCGGACTGTTTCTTCTGTTTTACCAATTTAATGTCTGAAATTAGagacttttttataaaaagtttagATGAATCTGATAAAGGTATCAATGGAATGATGAATAGACTATTAAACCAATTAAAGACTAGCGACCTAGACGTATGGCTCAAATTCCAGCAATTAGACTTAAAACCTCAATATTATAGTTTCAG GTGGATCACACTATTGCTCTCTCAAGAATTTCCTCTACCTGATGTACTTAGGATATGGGATTCATTATTCTCAGATaaaaaaagatttaattttttaatctttGTCTGCTGTGCAATGATCGT cattcTGAGGAACCAATTATTAGATGGCGATTTTCCGTCCAACCTGAAACTACTCCAAAACTTTCCACCAATGGATGTACAAATTATTCTATCAAGAGCTGTTGAATTATCGCAACAAAGATACTTTAAACTCAATACTCCACATTAG